One genomic window of Evansella cellulosilytica DSM 2522 includes the following:
- the yhaM gene encoding 3'-5' exoribonuclease YhaM: MKTGINQYKIGDSIDMYLLIKSAKKATASNGKAFLTLHMSDKSGEIEAKLWGIAPEDEATFVSATIVHVTGEIQEFRGMRQLKIKSIRPTTSMDQVKPADFLPSAPLDPEEMLERVTQYIFEMQNAKIQRITRHLFKKHQVAFSQSPAATKNHHEFVSGLAYHVVSMLELAKSIATLYPSLDRDLLYAGIILHDLGKVRELAGPIVSEYTLEGKLLGHISIIVNEIDEAAKELEIEGEEVLVLQHLVLSHHGKGEWGSPKPPLIREAEILHMIDNIDAKMNMMDRALMNVKPGEFSERIFPMENRSLYKPTFHDEPLDL; this comes from the coding sequence ATGAAGACTGGCATCAATCAATATAAAATTGGTGATAGCATTGATATGTATTTATTAATTAAATCTGCCAAAAAGGCGACGGCTAGCAATGGGAAAGCCTTTTTAACATTGCACATGTCGGATAAATCGGGAGAAATTGAGGCAAAGCTATGGGGAATTGCACCTGAGGATGAAGCGACATTCGTTAGTGCTACCATTGTTCATGTGACAGGGGAAATACAAGAATTTCGAGGAATGCGTCAATTAAAGATTAAATCAATTAGACCCACTACTAGCATGGATCAAGTGAAGCCTGCTGATTTTTTGCCATCTGCACCGTTAGACCCAGAAGAAATGCTCGAAAGAGTAACACAATATATTTTTGAAATGCAAAATGCAAAGATACAGAGAATCACGCGTCATTTATTTAAAAAGCATCAAGTTGCGTTTTCGCAATCACCTGCAGCAACAAAGAATCATCACGAGTTCGTATCAGGATTAGCCTACCACGTAGTATCGATGCTTGAATTAGCTAAGAGCATTGCTACATTATATCCTTCGTTGGATAGAGATTTGCTATATGCAGGAATCATCTTACATGACCTAGGCAAAGTAAGAGAGCTCGCAGGTCCAATTGTTTCAGAGTATACGTTAGAAGGAAAGCTACTGGGACATATTTCGATTATTGTTAATGAAATAGATGAGGCGGCAAAGGAGCTAGAAATAGAAGGGGAAGAAGTGTTAGTTCTCCAGCATTTAGTATTAAGTCATCACGGTAAGGGAGAGTGGGGAAGCCCCAAACCGCCTCTCATTCGCGAAGCAGAAATCTTACACATGATTGATAATATTGATGCAAAGATGAATATGATGGATAGAGCACTCATGAATGTAAAGCCTGGTGAGTTTAGTGAAAGGATTTTCCCAATGGAGAACCGTTCCTTGTATAAACCAACCTTTCATGATGAACCGTTAGATTTATAA
- a CDS encoding peptidylprolyl isomerase, with protein MLKKSLLFLSLSFVSLFIIGCSNNDASSQTNEEVIVETSAGNVTEGEFVQALKDIYGEEVLTGLVQLRIIEQKAEELGITDEDVQQQIDDLKEGVGIDNDEEFYNFLASQQVRGEDDLKERFLSHLVLEHLAGHVGDPTDEDLQELYEKGEEVEASHILVYTEEEALDIYERIENGEDFATLAQDYSEDGSASQGGQLGYFGRGAMVAPFEVAAFNLDVNEVSSPVESQFGYHIIKVTDRLPFEAPFEEVRYMLEDTFNSQKVNKMMDAQDELFVDVDVNILDAQFELPFFTN; from the coding sequence ATGTTGAAAAAGTCATTATTGTTTCTTTCTCTATCTTTTGTATCGTTATTCATTATTGGATGCTCTAATAATGATGCAAGTAGTCAAACGAATGAAGAGGTTATTGTTGAAACAAGTGCAGGTAATGTAACAGAAGGCGAATTTGTACAAGCACTTAAAGATATTTACGGCGAAGAAGTACTCACTGGTTTGGTTCAATTAAGAATCATCGAACAAAAAGCAGAAGAACTAGGAATTACAGATGAAGACGTACAACAACAGATTGACGATTTAAAAGAAGGCGTTGGTATAGATAATGACGAAGAATTTTACAACTTTCTTGCGAGCCAACAAGTTCGAGGTGAAGATGATCTTAAAGAACGTTTTCTTAGCCATTTAGTATTAGAACATCTTGCTGGTCATGTTGGTGACCCAACTGATGAGGACCTTCAAGAATTATACGAAAAAGGCGAAGAGGTAGAAGCAAGTCATATATTAGTATATACAGAGGAAGAAGCACTTGACATTTATGAGCGAATTGAGAATGGAGAGGATTTTGCTACGCTAGCTCAAGATTATTCTGAAGATGGTTCCGCTTCTCAAGGTGGACAATTAGGTTACTTCGGTCGTGGAGCAATGGTGGCTCCTTTTGAGGTAGCTGCTTTTAACTTAGATGTCAATGAAGTTAGTTCTCCCGTAGAATCACAGTTTGGTTATCATATTATTAAAGTAACGGATAGATTACCATTTGAGGCTCCTTTTGAAGAGGTGCGGTACATGCTTGAGGATACATTCAACAGTCAGAAAGTAAACAAAATGATGGACGCACAGGATGAATTATTTGTTGATGTGGACGTAAATATTCTAGATGCACAGTTTGAACTTCCATTCTTCACAAATTAA
- a CDS encoding sporulation YhaL family protein: MNPIVIVFSTLGGLFLLFVVRLLSFTSISTEGEMAAATPWWIYVIYLALLFSVIMFVHSLLEEKRKEQKQIEEEGKEVLKMFERHRNSPTAENSDHVEEEWRRYLL; encoded by the coding sequence ATGAATCCGATCGTTATAGTCTTTTCAACATTAGGTGGTTTGTTCTTATTGTTTGTTGTACGTTTACTATCATTTACTTCCATTTCCACAGAGGGAGAAATGGCAGCAGCTACACCTTGGTGGATATATGTCATATATTTAGCACTTTTATTTAGTGTGATTATGTTTGTTCATTCTCTTTTGGAAGAAAAAAGGAAAGAGCAGAAACAAATAGAAGAGGAAGGTAAGGAAGTGCTAAAAATGTTTGAAAGGCATCGAAACTCTCCTACTGCAGAAAACAGTGATCATGTAGAGGAAGAATGGAGAAGATACTTATTATAA
- a CDS encoding sensor histidine kinase, with product MIRMNLTKRIWFSFISLILLVGLLIGVIYPISLKSTLTEETYRIIEQEQSRYTNPFSEHNLPPQTELDFIERREAERSVGHLLLLNEFRSIEGVMVPNEVYLEMRNQAHSQTAMRGRYELTYNGATLFYSVTKLIYANGDAYLISFMWDTYRDQMVNRLWGRLFYILILAGGVSLIPAFWLKHYLKQPLASLGNHFEQISNRNWKEPFVWEADEDFEKLSNQFEKMRQNLISYDRAQKTFIQHASHELKTPIMVVKSYAKSVKDGILPKESIEQTMDVIIEESNRMEKRVKDMLYYTKLDSFKETPLEKTSFLFGSIAYRIEERFRLYREDVNINILGDDVELFGDKESFSVLLENLVENAFRYTVDTIDMSAFSDKENYYITVYNNGEPIPDDEIEHLFTPFTKGSKGQFGLGLAIVKRICDLHNGYPTVVNESNGVRFTIILPKKTENN from the coding sequence ATGATACGAATGAATTTAACGAAACGAATATGGTTTTCGTTTATCTCACTCATATTACTAGTTGGATTGCTCATTGGGGTCATTTATCCGATATCATTAAAGAGTACACTCACGGAAGAAACATATAGAATTATAGAGCAAGAGCAATCAAGATATACTAATCCTTTTAGTGAACATAATCTACCACCACAAACTGAACTAGACTTCATCGAAAGGCGTGAAGCAGAGAGGTCAGTAGGTCACTTGTTACTTTTGAATGAGTTTAGAAGTATTGAAGGCGTAATGGTACCGAATGAAGTTTATTTAGAAATGAGGAATCAAGCGCACAGTCAAACTGCGATGCGAGGTCGATACGAACTCACATATAATGGGGCAACACTTTTTTACTCTGTAACGAAGTTGATTTATGCTAACGGTGATGCTTATCTCATTTCTTTTATGTGGGATACTTATCGTGATCAAATGGTGAATAGATTATGGGGCAGGTTATTTTATATATTAATATTAGCTGGTGGTGTAAGCCTTATTCCAGCCTTTTGGTTAAAACATTACCTGAAACAGCCATTAGCAAGCTTAGGTAACCATTTTGAACAAATTTCAAATAGAAATTGGAAAGAGCCGTTTGTATGGGAAGCGGATGAAGACTTCGAAAAGTTGTCTAACCAGTTTGAAAAAATGAGACAAAATTTAATCAGTTATGATAGAGCACAAAAAACATTTATTCAACATGCATCCCATGAATTGAAAACCCCAATTATGGTTGTCAAAAGCTATGCTAAGTCCGTTAAAGATGGTATTTTACCGAAAGAGAGTATAGAACAAACGATGGACGTTATTATAGAAGAATCAAATCGGATGGAAAAAAGAGTAAAAGACATGCTTTATTATACAAAATTAGATTCATTTAAAGAAACACCTCTAGAGAAAACCTCTTTTTTATTTGGTTCTATTGCTTATCGTATAGAAGAGCGTTTTCGTTTATATAGAGAAGATGTAAACATCAATATTTTGGGTGATGACGTAGAACTCTTTGGTGATAAGGAATCATTTAGTGTACTTTTAGAGAATCTAGTAGAAAATGCCTTTAGGTATACTGTAGATACGATAGATATGAGTGCTTTTTCGGATAAAGAAAACTATTACATCACGGTGTATAATAATGGAGAACCAATTCCAGATGATGAAATAGAGCATTTATTCACACCGTTTACGAAAGGATCGAAGGGGCAATTCGGTTTAGGACTAGCGATAGTAAAACGTATTTGTGACCTACACAATGGATATCCAACTGTTGTGAATGAAAGTAACGGTGTTCGCTTTACAATAATCCTACCAAAGAAAACAGAGAACAATTAG